The Toxorhynchites rutilus septentrionalis strain SRP chromosome 3, ASM2978413v1, whole genome shotgun sequence genome includes a region encoding these proteins:
- the LOC129776657 gene encoding mitochondrial import receptor subunit TOM40 homolog 1-like has protein sequence MGNVLAASKPIAAGGLPPLPAEPLPAAVSLEPEKPLDNPGTMEELHKKCKDVMPANFEGAKLMINKGLSNHFQVSHTINLNSSNTSGYRFGATYVGTKQISPNEAFPVILGDIDPAGNLNANIIHQLAPNVRCKFASQIQNNKVTAAQLSTDVKGPDYTASFTVGNPNIINESGVLVAHYLQSVTNRLALGGELAYQYGSQVPGGQIAIISAAARYTSGLSSWSGTIGLAGVHLCYYQKASDQLQLGVEVETNFRMQEAVATLGYQIDLPKSELVFRGMVDTNWSVAAVLEKKLQPLPFTFALSGILNHTKNQFRLGCGLIIG, from the exons ATGGGGAACGTGCTTGCTGCTTCCAAACCGATCGCTGCCGGTGGACTCCCACCTCTGCCCGCCGAGCCACTCCCTGCAGCGGTAAGTTTGGAGCCGGAAAAACCACTGGACAATCCTGGCACGATGGAAGAATTGCACAAGAAGTGTAAAGATGTTATGCCAGCCAATTTCGAGGGAGCAAAGCTTATGATCAACAAAGGCCTGAGTAATCATTTCCAGGTATCACACACGATTAACCTCAACTCTTCCAATACAAGCGGGTATCGATTTGGAGCAACTTACGTGGGCACAAAGCAAATATCCCCAAACGAGGCTTTTCCCGTAATATTGGGTGATATCGATCCAGCTGGCAACTTGAATGCCAATATCATTCATCAATTGGCACCGAATGTGCGTTGTAAATTCGCTTCTCAGATTCAGAACAACAAAGTTACTGCCGCACAACTATCGACGGATGTGAAAGGTCCAGACTACACCGCTTCATTTACTGTTGGCAATCCAAATATTATTAACGAGTCCGGTGTTCTTGTCGCGCACTATTTACAGTCG GTCACAAACCGCTTAGCTCTAGGAGGCGAACTAGCCTATCAGTATGGTTCTCAGGTGCCCGGTGGCCAAATTGCAATTATATCCGCAGCCGCTCGGTACACATCCGGATTGTCATCATGGTCTGGAACGATTGGACTAGCTGGGGTACATCTGTGCTACTACCAGAAAGCCAGCGATCAACTTCAATTGGGTGTCGAAGTTGAAACTAATTTCCGAATGCAAGAAGCGGTGGCTACACTCGGCTATCAAATTGATCTACCCAAATCTGAGCTGGTGTTCCGTGGAATGGTCGACACCAACTGGTCAGTGGCAGCCGTCCTGGAGAAGAAACTTCAACCACTGCCATTCACATTTGCACTAAGTGGCATTTTGAATCATACCAAAAATCAGTTCCGGCTGGGCTGTGGATTGATCATTGGTTAA